The Estrella lausannensis genomic sequence TCCCACGGTGCTTCGCAGTTTCACCGTTCAAGGGGATCTCAGGGTATGAGATCTACACCCGGCCGTTGTATACCGGGTATAGGTCAAGCGAGCCATATGGGCGATATTCAAGTCACATTGCAGAATCTGAGGATTGTAGAGATCCTTCCTGAAGAGCAAGTTTTGCTCGTCGAGGGAGCGGTTCCTGGTCCGACTGATGCTCTTGTGTATGTGACGCAAGCCAAGAAGAAAAACAAGGCAGCCTAATTCGCAACAGTTGAATGGAGAAAAACGTGTCAACGCTAAAGAAATTTAAGTTGGACGGCCAAGAGGTAGGCACTGTTAACATCAGTCCTCAGCTTGCAGAAGCCGAAGCCAACACGCAGATGATTAAAGACTACATCGTGGCAATTCGCGAAAACCAGCGCCAGTGGTCCGCAAGCACCAAAGGTCGCTCCGAAGTAGTGCACACAACCAAGAAGCCGTACAAGCAGAAAGGAACAGGGAACGCGAGACAAGGTTCTTTGGTTTCCCCACAGTTCCGAGGCGGCGGTATCGTGCATGGTCCTAAGCCGAAGTTCGACCAGCACGTCCGAATTAACAAGAAAGAAAAGAAAGCAGCAATCCGCGCTTTGATCGGTGAAAAAATCAGAAGCGGTAACCTTCATGTTGTAGACAGCTTTAACCTGGATGCTCCTAAGACAAAAACTGTCGCAGGTTTCCTGGGTAAGATGAACACAACAGGCCGCGTCCTCTTCTTGGGCGAAGGCGAGTGGGCTGAGTTCGAAGCTGAAAGCGAAAAAATCCGCGTCAGCGTTCGCTGTGAAAAGCACGACAATTTTATCAAGAGCATGAGGAATATCCCAAAAGCTCGTTTTTCTCTTGCGCAAAATATCAGCGGATATGATGTCATCGTCGCAAAAGATCTTTATATGACAGAAGCAGCTTTGAAAGAAATCGAAGCATGGCTCTGTCAAGATGACGAGAAATCAAGCTCGAAAAAAGGGTAGGGGATTTAAACTATGGCAACGAGAAAAAACGATCCTTTTGCGATTATTAAGCATCTCCATGTAACGGAGAAGTCCAAAGTGCTGCAAGAACTTAAAAATGCAAGCAGCAATCCGTCCGTAAAAAGGTGCGAGTCACCCAAGTACGTCTTTATTGTAGATAAGACTGCCAACAAGCAAGAGATCAAGCAAGCGGTAGAAGAGATCTACAAAGAGAAAAATATTAAAGTGATGAAGGTCAACACAATCCAAGTGAAGAGCAAAGCCAGAAGAGTGCGCGGCCGCGAAGGCATGACAGCGTCATTCAAGAAGGCGGTTGTCACCCTGGATGTGGGCGACAGCATTGAAGTGGTATAACTGCTGAAGTAAGGAAAAACGTATGTTGAAGAAATTTCGACCCATTACCCCTGGTACAAGGCAGTTAGTATTGCCACAAAACGAGACTCTCACCAAAAAACCAGGCAGAAGAGTCACTGTCGATCCGTGCAAGAGCTTGTTGGTTCCTAAAACGCGCACCAACGGACGAAACAATCATGGCCACATCACCTGCCGTCACAAGGGCGGAGGCCATAAGAGAAAATATAGAATTATCGACTTCGCAAGGACAAAAGAAAATATCCCTGCAAAAGTTGCTTCCATCGAATACGATCCAAACAGATCGAGCTATATCGCGCTTCTCCACTATGTTGATGGCGAAAAGAGATATATCATCGCTCCAGAAGGTCTTAAAGTTGGCGATACAGTTCAGACGAGCAGCGAGCCTCCATTTGCGGTAGGTATCTGCATGCGCCTGAAAGATATGCCACTGGGTTCGATCATCCATAACATCGAGATGCGTCCAGAGCAAGGCGCCAGATTGGTCAGATCCGCAGGTCTCTCAGCCCAGTTGATGGCGAGAAGCGGCGGCTACGCAACGATCAGGATGCCCTCCGGTGAAGTCCGTCTCATCAACGAAGAGTGCAGAGCGACGTTTGGACAGGTTTCCAATTCCGAGCATAATCTCCGCGTTGAAGGTAAAGCGGGACGTATGCGCTGGAAAGGTGTCCGTCCGACAGTTCGTGGTACAGTCATGAACCCGGTCGATCACCCGCACGGCGGCGGCGAAGGTAAGAGCAAGGGTAACCATCCGCAGACTCCCTGGTCTCAGTACACGAGAGGATTCAAGACAAGATCCCTCAAGAAGTCAAGCAAACTTATCATTAAAGATCGAAGGAAGAAGTAACGATGGGAAGATCGCTAAAGAAAGGTCCCTTTGTTGACCATCACCTGCTCAAGAAAGTGGAAGTAATGAACGAAAAGGGTGACAAAAAGCCCATTAAGACGTGGTCCAGAAGATCGATGATCATTCCCGAAATGATTGGACATACGTTCGATGTGCACAACGGTAAAAAATTCATTACCGTTTACGTGACAGACAACATGGTCGGTCACAGGCTCGGTGAATTTTCACCTACCCGAATTTTTAAAGGGCACCCAATTAAGAAGCAAGAGGGCGCCTCCTCTTCAGCTAAATAGGCGGTAAATCATGACTTCTGCAAAAGCAATAACAAAATACGTAAGAATTAGCCCAAGAAAAATCAGGTTAGCTGCCGGGCTGATCAGGAACCTTCCGGTTGAAGAGGCTTCTTTTCAGCTGCAAGTTGCAAACAGCAAAGGCGGCAAGCTGCTTAAAAAAACTTTGGATAGCGCCGTGGCGAATGCTGAAACACAGCATGACTTGAAGCGCGAAGAAATGAAAGTGATTGAAGTGCGTGTTGATGAAGGCCCTCGTATTAAGAGAGCAAGACCGCGCAGCCGTGGCTCCCGTCACCCCATCCAAAAGAAAACAAGCCACCTGACCGTTGTCGTAGGAAAAGAATAAGGAGAACGCAGTGGGACAAAAAGTCAATCCGATCGGTTTACGCTTAATCCGAAACAAAAATTGGCGCTCAAAGTGGTTTGCTAACAAGCAAGAGTTCGGTGCTCTTCTGATAGAAGACCATAAACTGCGCGAATACCTGAAGAAAAAACCTGCTTGTCAGGGTGCTTCTAACATCGTCATCAAAAGAATGAGCGGTAAGATCGAAGTTACGATCTGCACGGCAAGACCTGGTCTTGTCATTGGCAAAAAAGGTTCAGAAATTGACATTCTGAAAGCTGAACTCTCCAAGCTGACTGGAAAGGAAGTTTGGGTTGAAGTTGAAGAAATCAAGAGACCTGACCTCGATGCGAAGATCGTTGCAGACGGTATCGCGAAGCAGCTCGAAAGAAGGATCCCCTTCCGAAGAGCGATGAAGAAAGCAATCCAGCAGTCGAGAGACGCAGGCGCATTGGGAATTAAAGTCCAGTGTTCCGGACGACTTGGAGGCGCTGAGATCGCTAGAACTGAGTGGTACAAAGAGGGAAGCATTCCTCTCCACACACTAAGAGCCGATATCGATTTTGCAAGAGGAAGAGCTGAAACGACATACGGAAGCATCGGTGTCAAAGTTTGGATCAACCGAGGCGAAGACGACCGTATCAAGAAGGAGGTTGCATAGCCATGGTGATGATGCCAAAAAAAACTAAGCACCGCAAGGCGCAGAAAGGCCAAAGAAGAGGTCTTAGCAAAGGCGGTAATTTTATCGAATTCGGCGAATTCGGCATCCAGGCACTCGACAGAGGCTGGCTGACAGGTCAGCAAATCGAGGCTTGCAGGGTAGCTATCAACAGACACTTCCAGCGTAAAGGGAAGGTCTGGATCAGAGTATTCCCTGACAAACCTGTTTCCAAAAAACCTGCTGAAGTCAGGATGGGAAAAGGTAAAGGTAACGTCGACCATTGGGTAGCCGTTATCAGGCCCGGAAGAGTCCTGTTTGAAGTCGCGAACGTTCCTAAGGAAGAAGCGCAAGACGCTCTCCGCAGAGCCGCTGCCAAGCTGGGAATCAAGACGCGCTTTGTAGAACGAGTAGAAGTAGTTTAAGAGGTTGAAATGTTAAAAGCTAAAGATCTCAGAGATAAGTCGCTTGATGAGCTGAAAGCCGATGTGATCGATATGAGAAAAGAACTCTTTGCATGGGTTAACGATGCAAAGCAATCGAAAAAAATTGATCAGCCAAGCTTTGCGAAAAATAAACGCAGAGAGATAGCAAGAGTCCTTACGGTGATCCGTGAAAAGGAACTCGAAATTAGGTAAGGTGAAAGAGGTCATCATGGATTCTACTCGGGATAATAAAAGAAAAGTTAAACAAGGGATCGTCATCTCTAACAAGATGCAAAAGACGGTCGTGGTATCGGTTGAGAGGGTAACGCGCCATCCTCGTTATGAGAAAGTAATTACGCTCAGAAAGAAGTATTACGCTCATCATGAAGGCAGCCCCCTTGAGATCGGCCAGAAAGTGACAATACAAGAAACGCGCCCCCTGTCAAAGCTAAAGCGCTGGCGAGTAGTGGCTGAATAGCCCTGACAACTCTTTGACAAGACGCTAAAAGAAAATGATCGGAGTTTAAAGATATGATTCAACAAGAATCGATACTCGAAGTCGCCGACAACACGGGTGCAAAGCGTGTGAAGTGCTTCAAAGTATTAGGCGGCTCGAAGAGACGCTACGCTCAAGTAGGCGATGTGATTGTCTGTTCCGTAAAGGCAGCAACACCAGACGGGAGCGTAAAAAAAGGCGAAGTCGTGAAATGCGTAATCATTAGAACGACAACATACATCAAGCGTAAAGACGGATCAAAAATCAGATTTGATTCCAACAGCTGCGTATTGATTGACGATAAACAAAACCCGCGTGGTACGCGTATTTTTGGACCTGTCGCTAGGGAAGTTAAGGACAAGGGCTATCTAAAAATTGCGTCTTTGGCGCCGGAGGTTATCTAAATGAAAGCTGCAGAAACGACACGAACAAAAAAAATCCGCGTAGGTGATTTGGTTGTAGCTATCGCTGGCAACAACAAAGGCCAAACGGGAAAAGTTCTGAAAGTATTAGGGGACAAAGCGATCGTCCAGGGCTTCAACATTAAAAAGAAGCATGTAAGAAAATCGCAACAAAATCCCCAGGGAAAAATTTTAGAATTGGAAAAGCCGGTGCATCTTTCCAATCTTCAAGTCTCTGACGAAGAAGGAAAGCCGCTGAAGCTGAAAGCACGATTGAACGATAATACCGACAAAGAATTAGTATATCGCGATGGCAAAGATGTAAAAGTCTATCGTTCAGTTAAAAAACACAACATTTAAACGAGATAAAAGATGTCGCGTCTAAAGAAAAGATATGAAAGTCAAATAAAAAGCGCGCTGAACGAAAAGTATCAGTACGCTAATCCGATGATGATCCCCAAGATGGACAAGGTCGTCATCAGCATGGGTATCGCCGAGGCGTCCAAGGACAAGAATGCGGTGCAAGACTGTCTTAATGAAATGACGATGATTTCCGGGCAGAAGCCCATTTTGATCAAATCGACTAAATCGATCTCCAACTTCAAGTTGAGAGAAGGACAGCCGATTGGTATCAAAGTGACGCTGCGTGGAAAGCGTCTTTATGATTTCATGGACAGGTTTTTCAACGTTGTTTGCCCCCGTATTAAAGACTTTAGGGGCTTTAACCCGAAGGGCGACGGCAAAGGCAACTATTCGCTGGGTATTGATGACCAGCAGATCTTTCCTGAAGTCGACTTAGACGAAGTGAAGAGAACACAAGGGATGAACATCACCTTTGTTACCACTGCCAAAACCGATGATGAATGCATCGAGTTGTTGAGATGGCTTGGTCTTCCATTTAAAAACTTGCCCGTCGTAGTACCAGCATAAGATATAAGGAGAGAGTCTCATGGCATTAAGCGATCCAATAGCTGATTTTCTGACAAGAGTTAGAAACGGTAGTACAGCAGAAAGACGCTATGTTGACGTAAGCTGGAGCAAAATGAACGAAAACCTTTGTGAGATCTTCAAAGCCCAAGGGTTCATTGACAACTTCATCGTACGTAAAGAAAGCGAAACACGCGGTACAATTAGAGTATTCCTGAAATATTCCGAACAGAGAAAACCTGTTATTAAAGGACTGGAAAGAATTTCCAAACCCGGTCTCAGGAAATACGTCAAGTCCGACGAAATCCCCAACTTCTATGGCGGATACGGACTGGCAATCGTATCGACTTCCCAAGGCGTAATGCCCGGTTTGGAAGCGAAACAGCGCCGCATTGGCGGTGAACTATTGTGCAAGATTTGGTAATTGAGGGGAGAAGCGCAATGTCGAGAAAAGGTAAACAGCCAATCGCTCTGCCGAAAGGCGTTGAAATTAAGATCAGCCCCGCTGAGTTTTCTGCAAAAGGTCCTAAAGGGACTTTGAAGAAAGATGTACCTGAGTACATCAAAATCAAGCAAGAAGGCACCGAACTGCACGTAGAAGCAGATGAAAACATGACAGAACAGTCAGCTCACCACGGCCTGTGGAGAGCCATCATCAACAACATGGTGCATGGCGTATCTCAAGGCTTCGAGAGAAAGCTGGAAATGGTCGGCGTCGGTTACAGAGCTGCTCTGAAAGGTAAGATGATCGACATCCAGGTCGGCAACTCCCACCCAACTGTCCTACCTATACCGGAAGGAATCACTGTGACTGTCGAAAAGAACACAATGATTACCATCACAGGTGCGGACAAACAAAAAGTGGGTCAGTTCGCTGCGGACATCAGGTCGAAGAAGCCACCTGAACCATATCAGGGCAAGGGAATTAAATATTCAGACGAATACGTCAGAAGAAAGCAAGGTAAGGCTTCTGGCAAGTAAAAAGGATACAACTAGGCAACCCCTATGAAAAATAGTCAGTCAAATAAAGTTCGGATCCAAAAAAAGCGTGCAATGCGCATCCGCAAAAAGTTGAGAGGATCATCTGAATTCCCCAGAATGTGCGTCGTCAAGACAAACAAGCACATTATGGTTCAGATCATCGATGATGAATCTCATAAAACCCTTTGCAGCGCGTCCACTCTAAGCAAAGAGCTTAAGGGGACCGAGTTTGCCAAGAAATCCAAGGCCTCCGCTGCGAAATTAGGCGAAGTTATCGCCAAAGCCGCACAGGGCCTGAACATTAAGAAAGTAAAGTTTGACCGTGGACAATTTAAATACCACGGCATATTGGCAGAGCTTGCGGATGCAGCAAGAAATGCTGGGTTACAGATTTAACAATCCGGGTTAAAAGCATGGCAAAACAGAACGACACATCTAAAAGAGAAAGAGGCCCATCCGACGCGCCACGAAGAGAACGATCGGCTGCCGATTCACCAAGAAGAGGCCGATCCGAATCCGAAGGGTCAAAAAGGGACAAGGTGCAGAGCGATGTAGTAGAAAAAGTTCTACATATCAACCGCTGCTCCAAGACCGTTAAGGGGGGTAAAAAGTTTAGCTTTTCCGCCCTGATTTTGGCCGGCGACGGTAATGGTAAAGTAGGTTACGGATTTGCGAAAGCAAACGAACTTACCGATGCCATTAGAAAAGGCGGCGAGCTCGCTCGCAAAAATATGCGTTCTTTCCCAATGGAGGGAACAACTATACCACACGAGATCGTTGTTAAATTTGACGGCGTATCTGTGCTTATGAAGCCTGTCGCGAAGGGCGGAGGCATGATCGCTGGTTCGAAACTGCGCGATGTGCTGGAACTTGCAGGCATCAAAGACGTGATGGCTAAGAACTTAAGCGGAAGCAATCCCGTCAACATGGTCAAAGCAATCTTCAGGGCATTGGATAAACTCCAAACCAGAGATTCGATCAAAAAGGTGAGGAGCAAGGCATGATTACTTTAAGCAATTTAGGCAACTTTTCCAGAGGCCGCAAAAAAAGAAGAAGAGTCGGTAGGGGCATTGGCTCCGGAGCCGGCAAAACCTGCGGACGCGGCACTAAGGGTGAAGGCGCAAGATCGGGAACTAAGACCAGGCTTACTTATGAAGGCGGTCAGTTCAGAGCCTTTATGAAATACCCTGAAAGAGGATTTAGCAACGCTCAGTTCGAACAGAAGTTCGATGTTGTCAACCTTAAGCAGATCGATGATATGTATCATGCTGGCGAAACGGTGAATATCGATTCGTTAAAGGAGAAAGGATTCTTAAGCGGAAACGTGAGAGCTCTGAAAATTTTGGGCACAGGCGAGCTGACAAAGAAAGTGACGATCGAAGCGCACGCTTTCTCGCAGACAGCCAAATCCAAACTAGCAGAAGCTAAAATCGAATTTCGAGAGCTTGGCAAATAACTGATACGGAAAAAGAAGGAGCCGAAAGCTCATGTTCGCTGCCCTGAACCGAGTATTTCAAGTCCCTGAGTTAAAGCAGAAGATTTTATTTACATTACTGATGCTGAGCATTTGCCGAATAGGCGGCTTTGTACCAGTACCAGGAATTGATGGCGATGTCGCTCTATCCTACTTTAAGCAGGCAATGGGCGGCGGACAAAACATCTTTCAGATGATCGACATTTTTTCCGGCGGTGCATTTTCTCAAATGACTGTTGTAGCATTAGGTGTGGTGCCGAATATTTCGGCATCCATTATCACGCAGCTCCTTGTAGCTACGTGGCCATCGCTGCAGAGGGAAGTGAGGGAAAATCCTGAAGCCGGTAAACGAAAAGTCGGTAGAGTTACCAGAATTCTGACTGTAATTCTTTCTGTTTTACAGTCGGGACTTTTTGCTAAGTACGCATTGCAAATGAATATCGCAAAACCTGGGATTATCACAGGAGAGTTGCTTGATATTCAGATGTTTGGAACCCCATGGCTCTATTACCTCGTTGTAATAGCTACCATGACGACTGGAACTATGTTCTTAATGTGGGTTGGTGAGCAGATCACCGAGCGTGGAATAGGCAATGGGATGAGCTTGATCATCACAATTGGTATCCTTTCCCAGCTGCCTTCCTCTTTCGGGATGATTATGCAGCAGCTCAACCTGGATTCGCAAGAGACAGGACAGATGAATTTCGCCTCTGTTCTCCTGCTTTTGGGTGTGTTCGTGCTTGTCACGATAGCGACGATCCTGATTACACAGGGCCATCGGCGCATACCACTGCAGCATGCCAGACGCGTCATTGGTAGAAGGGAAACCCAAGGTTCGGCTTCGTACATTCCGTTACAGGTTAACTATGCACGAGTTATACCGGTCATCTTCGCCTCCTCCCTACTCATGTTTCCTGCGACTTTGGGAACATTCGTAGGCTCTGGCAACTGGCTGGGTACAGCGGCAAGTTACTTGATGCCG encodes the following:
- the rplD gene encoding 50S ribosomal protein L4, producing MSTLKKFKLDGQEVGTVNISPQLAEAEANTQMIKDYIVAIRENQRQWSASTKGRSEVVHTTKKPYKQKGTGNARQGSLVSPQFRGGGIVHGPKPKFDQHVRINKKEKKAAIRALIGEKIRSGNLHVVDSFNLDAPKTKTVAGFLGKMNTTGRVLFLGEGEWAEFEAESEKIRVSVRCEKHDNFIKSMRNIPKARFSLAQNISGYDVIVAKDLYMTEAALKEIEAWLCQDDEKSSSKKG
- the rpsC gene encoding 30S ribosomal protein S3, with the translated sequence MGQKVNPIGLRLIRNKNWRSKWFANKQEFGALLIEDHKLREYLKKKPACQGASNIVIKRMSGKIEVTICTARPGLVIGKKGSEIDILKAELSKLTGKEVWVEVEEIKRPDLDAKIVADGIAKQLERRIPFRRAMKKAIQQSRDAGALGIKVQCSGRLGGAEIARTEWYKEGSIPLHTLRADIDFARGRAETTYGSIGVKVWINRGEDDRIKKEVA
- the rplR gene encoding 50S ribosomal protein L18, which gives rise to MKNSQSNKVRIQKKRAMRIRKKLRGSSEFPRMCVVKTNKHIMVQIIDDESHKTLCSASTLSKELKGTEFAKKSKASAAKLGEVIAKAAQGLNIKKVKFDRGQFKYHGILAELADAARNAGLQI
- the rplF gene encoding 50S ribosomal protein L6 produces the protein MSRKGKQPIALPKGVEIKISPAEFSAKGPKGTLKKDVPEYIKIKQEGTELHVEADENMTEQSAHHGLWRAIINNMVHGVSQGFERKLEMVGVGYRAALKGKMIDIQVGNSHPTVLPIPEGITVTVEKNTMITITGADKQKVGQFAADIRSKKPPEPYQGKGIKYSDEYVRRKQGKASGK
- the rpsS gene encoding 30S ribosomal protein S19; protein product: MGRSLKKGPFVDHHLLKKVEVMNEKGDKKPIKTWSRRSMIIPEMIGHTFDVHNGKKFITVYVTDNMVGHRLGEFSPTRIFKGHPIKKQEGASSSAK
- the rplW gene encoding 50S ribosomal protein L23; this encodes MATRKNDPFAIIKHLHVTEKSKVLQELKNASSNPSVKRCESPKYVFIVDKTANKQEIKQAVEEIYKEKNIKVMKVNTIQVKSKARRVRGREGMTASFKKAVVTLDVGDSIEVV
- the rpsE gene encoding 30S ribosomal protein S5 produces the protein MAKQNDTSKRERGPSDAPRRERSAADSPRRGRSESEGSKRDKVQSDVVEKVLHINRCSKTVKGGKKFSFSALILAGDGNGKVGYGFAKANELTDAIRKGGELARKNMRSFPMEGTTIPHEIVVKFDGVSVLMKPVAKGGGMIAGSKLRDVLELAGIKDVMAKNLSGSNPVNMVKAIFRALDKLQTRDSIKKVRSKA
- the rplB gene encoding 50S ribosomal protein L2, whose protein sequence is MLKKFRPITPGTRQLVLPQNETLTKKPGRRVTVDPCKSLLVPKTRTNGRNNHGHITCRHKGGGHKRKYRIIDFARTKENIPAKVASIEYDPNRSSYIALLHYVDGEKRYIIAPEGLKVGDTVQTSSEPPFAVGICMRLKDMPLGSIIHNIEMRPEQGARLVRSAGLSAQLMARSGGYATIRMPSGEVRLINEECRATFGQVSNSEHNLRVEGKAGRMRWKGVRPTVRGTVMNPVDHPHGGGEGKSKGNHPQTPWSQYTRGFKTRSLKKSSKLIIKDRRKK
- the rplP gene encoding 50S ribosomal protein L16 gives rise to the protein MMMPKKTKHRKAQKGQRRGLSKGGNFIEFGEFGIQALDRGWLTGQQIEACRVAINRHFQRKGKVWIRVFPDKPVSKKPAEVRMGKGKGNVDHWVAVIRPGRVLFEVANVPKEEAQDALRRAAAKLGIKTRFVERVEVV
- the rpsQ gene encoding 30S ribosomal protein S17 produces the protein MDSTRDNKRKVKQGIVISNKMQKTVVVSVERVTRHPRYEKVITLRKKYYAHHEGSPLEIGQKVTIQETRPLSKLKRWRVVAE
- the rplE gene encoding 50S ribosomal protein L5; amino-acid sequence: MSRLKKRYESQIKSALNEKYQYANPMMIPKMDKVVISMGIAEASKDKNAVQDCLNEMTMISGQKPILIKSTKSISNFKLREGQPIGIKVTLRGKRLYDFMDRFFNVVCPRIKDFRGFNPKGDGKGNYSLGIDDQQIFPEVDLDEVKRTQGMNITFVTTAKTDDECIELLRWLGLPFKNLPVVVPA
- the rplN gene encoding 50S ribosomal protein L14; the protein is MIQQESILEVADNTGAKRVKCFKVLGGSKRRYAQVGDVIVCSVKAATPDGSVKKGEVVKCVIIRTTTYIKRKDGSKIRFDSNSCVLIDDKQNPRGTRIFGPVAREVKDKGYLKIASLAPEVI
- the rplO gene encoding 50S ribosomal protein L15 is translated as MITLSNLGNFSRGRKKRRRVGRGIGSGAGKTCGRGTKGEGARSGTKTRLTYEGGQFRAFMKYPERGFSNAQFEQKFDVVNLKQIDDMYHAGETVNIDSLKEKGFLSGNVRALKILGTGELTKKVTIEAHAFSQTAKSKLAEAKIEFRELGK
- the secY gene encoding preprotein translocase subunit SecY — translated: MFAALNRVFQVPELKQKILFTLLMLSICRIGGFVPVPGIDGDVALSYFKQAMGGGQNIFQMIDIFSGGAFSQMTVVALGVVPNISASIITQLLVATWPSLQREVRENPEAGKRKVGRVTRILTVILSVLQSGLFAKYALQMNIAKPGIITGELLDIQMFGTPWLYYLVVIATMTTGTMFLMWVGEQITERGIGNGMSLIITIGILSQLPSSFGMIMQQLNLDSQETGQMNFASVLLLLGVFVLVTIATILITQGHRRIPLQHARRVIGRRETQGSASYIPLQVNYARVIPVIFASSLLMFPATLGTFVGSGNWLGTAASYLMPGTELYYVLYISLIVFFTFFWTATQFHPDQIASDMKKNGAFIPGIRQGRPTQEYLEATMNRVTLIGAIFLALIAILPAIVQRLLGVPQSISYFFGGTSLLILVGVVLDTMKQVESHLLMKRYEGFMKRGRIRGR
- the rpsH gene encoding 30S ribosomal protein S8, which codes for MALSDPIADFLTRVRNGSTAERRYVDVSWSKMNENLCEIFKAQGFIDNFIVRKESETRGTIRVFLKYSEQRKPVIKGLERISKPGLRKYVKSDEIPNFYGGYGLAIVSTSQGVMPGLEAKQRRIGGELLCKIW
- the rpmC gene encoding 50S ribosomal protein L29 is translated as MLKAKDLRDKSLDELKADVIDMRKELFAWVNDAKQSKKIDQPSFAKNKRREIARVLTVIREKELEIR
- the rplV gene encoding 50S ribosomal protein L22 is translated as MTSAKAITKYVRISPRKIRLAAGLIRNLPVEEASFQLQVANSKGGKLLKKTLDSAVANAETQHDLKREEMKVIEVRVDEGPRIKRARPRSRGSRHPIQKKTSHLTVVVGKE
- the rplX gene encoding 50S ribosomal protein L24, whose amino-acid sequence is MKAAETTRTKKIRVGDLVVAIAGNNKGQTGKVLKVLGDKAIVQGFNIKKKHVRKSQQNPQGKILELEKPVHLSNLQVSDEEGKPLKLKARLNDNTDKELVYRDGKDVKVYRSVKKHNI